The Engraulis encrasicolus isolate BLACKSEA-1 chromosome 22, IST_EnEncr_1.0, whole genome shotgun sequence genome includes a region encoding these proteins:
- the lingo1b gene encoding leucine-rich repeat and immunoglobulin-like domain-containing nogo receptor-interacting protein 1-B: MTIVQVTSKMAAGEAGGPNYLVACWQPILILLLGTVLSGSTTGCPSRCECNGQERSVVCHRRKLVALPEGIPMETRLLDLSKNRLKAVQPEEFVNYPHLEELQLNENVVSVIEPGAFNSLYGLRTLGLRNNKLKLIQLGVFTGLSNLTSLDISENKIVILLDYMFQDLYNLKSLEVGDNDLVFISPRAFHGLSSLEQLTIEKCNLTTLPKDALSHVHNLLTLRLRHLNINAVGDYSFKRLYRLQTLEISHWPLLDTVTPKSLYGLNITALSITHCNLTAVPYQAVRHLVYLRTLDLSFNPIQLVEGNLLHHMLRLQAFHLVGGRLSTIEPYSFRGLNYLKVLNVSSNALATLEESAFHSVGNLETLALHDNPLACDCRLLWVFRRRWRLNFNRQQPICASPEVVQGKEFKDFPDVLPSGYFNCLKSKMRDRKPQHKYVDEGTTLHFTCQADGDPAPAILWQTPRKQFITHKTVGRLSVAADGTLEVRYAQIQDNGTYTCIASNAGGNDTRLAHLHVQSYSPNWPHQPNKTFAFISNQPNGDGGVNATTRGIVPFPFDMKTLIIATTMGFISFLGVVLFCLVLLFLWSRGKGNAKPNIEIEYVPRKSDTTGDSSPTDGPRKINMKMM, from the coding sequence CAGGTTACCAGCAAGATGGCGGCTGGCGAGGCGGGGGGCCCCAACTACCTGGTGGCTTGCTGGCAGCCCATCCTGATCCTGTTGCTGGGCACCGTGCTGTCCGGCTCCACCACGGGCTGCCCGTCGCGCTGCGAGTGCAACGGCCAGGAGCGCTCGGTCGTGTGCCACCGCCGCAAGCTGGTCGCCCTGCCCGAGGGCATCCCCATGGAGACGCGGCTGCTGGACCTCAGCAAGAACCGGCTGAAGGCCGTGCAGCCCGAGGAGTTCGTCAACTACCCGCACCTGGAGGAGCTGCAGCTCAACGAGAACGTCGTCTCTGTCATCGAGCCCGGCGCCTTCAACAGCCTGTACGGCTTGCGGACGTTGGGCCTGCGCAACAACAAGCTCAAGCTCATCCAGCTCGGCGTCTTCACGGGCCTGAGCAACCTCACGAGCCTGGACATCAGCGAGAACAAGATCGTCATCCTGCTGGACTACATGTTCCAGGACCTGTACAACCTCAAGTCCCTCGAGGTGGGCGACAACGACCTGGTCTTCATCTCGCCGCGCGCCTTCCACGGCCTCAGCAGCCTGGAGCAGCTGACCATCGAGAAGTGCAACCTGACCACGCTGCCCAAGGACGCGCTGAGCCACGTCCACAACCTGCTGACGCTACGGCTCCGGCACCTCAACATCAACGCCGTCGGCGACTACTCCTTCAAGAGGCTCTACCGCCTGCAGACGCTGGAGATCTCGCACTGGCCCCTGCTGGACACCGTGACGCCCAAGTCTCTCTACGGCCTGAACATCACCGCCCTGTCCATCACCCACTGCAATCTCACGGCCGTCCCGTACCAGGCCGTGCGCCACCTGGTGTACCTCCGCACCCTCGACCTGTCCTTTAATCCCATACAGTTGGTCGAGGGCAACCTGCTGCACCACATGCTGAGGCTCCAGGCCTTCCACCTGGTGGGCGGCCGGCTGTCCACGATCGAGCCGTACTCGTTCCGGGGGCTGAACTACCTGAAGGTCCTCAACGTCTCGAGCAACGCCCTCGCCACTTTAGAGGAGTCCGCGTTCCACTCCGTGGGCAACCTGGAGACGCTGGCGCTCCACGACAACCCGCTGGCGTGCGACTGTCGCCTGCTGTGGGTGTTCCGGCGCCGCTGGAGGCTCAACTTCAACCGGCAGCAGCCCATCTGCGCCTCTCCGGAGGTCGTCCAGGGCAAGGAGTTCAAGGACTTCCCCGACGTGCTGCCCAGCGGCTACTTCAACTGCCTTAAGTCCAAGATGCGCGACCGCAAGCCCCAGCACAAGTACGTGGACGAGGGCACCACGTTGCACTTCACCTGCCAGGCAGACGGCGACCCGGCGCCCGCCATCCTGTGGCAGACGCCGCGCAAGCAGTTCATCACGCACAAGACCGTGGGCCGGCTCAGCGTGGCGGCGGACGGAACCCTGGAGGTACGCTACGCCCAGATCCAGGACAACGGCACGTACACGTGCATCGCCAGCAACGCCGGCGGCAACGACACGCGGCTCGCCCACCTCCACGTGCAGAGCTACTCGCCCAACTGGCCCCATCAGCCCAACAAGACGTTCGCCTTCATCTCCAACCAGCCTAACGGAGACGGCGGAGTCAACGCCACGACGCGGGGGATAGTGCCCTTCCCCTTCGACATGAAGACTCTGATCATCGCTACTACGATGGGATTTATCTCGTTCCTGGGCGTGGTGCTCTTCTGCCTGGTGCTGCTCTTCCTCTGGAGCAGGGGGAAGGGCAACGCCAAGCCCAACATCGAGATCGAGTACGTACCCAGGAAGTCGGACACCACGGGCGACAGCAGCCCGACCGATGGACCACGAAAAATCAACATGAAAATgatgtaa